Proteins encoded together in one Chryseobacterium sp. G0201 window:
- a CDS encoding AI-2E family transporter — protein sequence MIVLLIMLVALYHVLKIFFGVFTFALIFYVSFFKAFEYFTVLLKGRRKLAGALYSVLFIILMAVPFIFMITALGKHIKDVEHFVLEVKTKGVPSLPKNITELPYAGQGISDFWIQLQQNPKEIVLGHEHQIKNGLHYLLTGGLGLAGTGLQVIFGIVVSAIFLVGGKDKLIPIKSALAHLLGRKDGLLLLNSINNAIKGVSVGVIGTAFLAAVFSWIGFAIAGIHFKFLLTAIVFVLVLIQIGPMLVWLPVIIWVTTQGQTGTTIFLLLYAVFMWVAESLVRPVLIAKSGGKLPFIILFIAVIGGLAAWGFIGMFKGAIITSIMYTVFHSWLESKEKIKAVASQN from the coding sequence TTGATTGTACTACTAATAATGCTGGTTGCATTATATCACGTACTCAAAATATTTTTTGGAGTTTTCACCTTTGCCTTGATTTTTTATGTTTCATTTTTTAAGGCTTTTGAGTATTTTACGGTCTTGCTTAAAGGTCGAAGAAAATTGGCAGGTGCCCTTTATTCAGTATTATTTATTATTTTGATGGCTGTACCTTTCATTTTTATGATCACAGCATTAGGAAAGCATATCAAGGATGTTGAGCATTTTGTTCTTGAAGTAAAAACAAAGGGCGTTCCCTCACTCCCTAAAAATATAACTGAATTACCGTATGCTGGTCAAGGTATTTCCGACTTTTGGATTCAGCTTCAACAAAATCCCAAAGAAATAGTTTTGGGACATGAACATCAGATAAAAAATGGTTTGCACTATTTACTGACAGGAGGATTAGGCTTGGCAGGAACAGGTTTACAAGTTATCTTTGGAATTGTAGTTTCTGCAATTTTCTTAGTGGGAGGAAAAGATAAGCTTATTCCAATCAAGTCCGCTTTAGCACATCTTCTCGGTAGAAAAGATGGACTCTTACTACTGAATTCAATAAACAATGCCATTAAGGGAGTTTCTGTGGGTGTTATAGGAACAGCTTTTCTTGCAGCGGTTTTTTCATGGATTGGTTTTGCTATTGCCGGAATTCACTTTAAATTTTTATTAACGGCCATCGTATTTGTTTTGGTGCTAATACAAATAGGACCGATGTTGGTTTGGCTACCTGTGATCATTTGGGTTACTACTCAGGGACAAACAGGGACAACTATATTTTTACTCCTATATGCTGTCTTCATGTGGGTTGCTGAATCTTTAGTAAGACCTGTTCTCATCGCAAAAAGCGGAGGCAAACTTCCGTTTATCATTCTTTTTATCGCGGTAATTGGAGGTTTGGCAGCTTGGGGATTTATAGGAATGTTCAAGGGAGCAATCATTACTTCGATCATGTACACCGTTTTTCATTCATGGCTAGAGAGCAAGGAGAAAATAAAGGCTGTCGCTTCTCAAAATTAA
- a CDS encoding TRIC cation channel family protein, producing MKMQPIIVMMIGTVTGCVGGMMRDDFM from the coding sequence ATGAAGATGCAACCGATCATTGTCATGATGATTGGTACGGTAACAGGTTGTGTAGGAGGAATGATGCGAGATGATTTTATGTAA
- a CDS encoding phosphatase PAP2 family protein, which produces MSIAPTLLFSASAATWGERKNIREIRNRYIPTFKVGYDNYLQYAPAATVYGLKLAGVKGRNNIGRATLSYAASIGIMAVIVNSLKYTAKVERPDGSSKNSFPSGHTSMAFTNASFLHKEYGVVSPGYSIGGYGAAAITGLGRNLNNRHWISDVLAGAGIGILSSELGYFFIDRIYKNKGDNLGMLADLESNGNPSFLSLKVGSALSTTNFLKESELTDKKEVGFEAGIEGAYFFSKKWGIGGDFSFSSFPINPTRFPLDDDIGSFDITTQSLGFLNFGAGPYFSHEISDNLNLVLKATAGYSSGASGKIFVKSEIFDLPTDEFQVAEYKPSSNFRWNTGAALTYKFNPELGVTLYGDYNQTQSRISYHFSDVIQNDQSMSDNLNNDSSHEKIKYISLGLKLTAYF; this is translated from the coding sequence ATGTCTATAGCACCGACATTACTATTCAGTGCCTCAGCTGCGACTTGGGGAGAGAGAAAAAATATCCGTGAAATTAGAAACAGATACATTCCCACTTTTAAGGTAGGGTATGATAATTATCTTCAGTATGCTCCAGCCGCAACGGTATACGGTCTTAAGTTAGCTGGAGTAAAGGGGCGAAATAATATTGGAAGAGCTACATTATCTTATGCAGCTAGTATCGGGATCATGGCCGTTATTGTTAATTCTTTAAAATATACTGCGAAAGTAGAGCGTCCAGATGGCTCAAGTAAAAACTCTTTTCCTTCAGGTCATACTTCTATGGCATTTACCAATGCCAGTTTTCTACATAAAGAATATGGAGTGGTTAGCCCCGGGTATAGCATTGGTGGGTATGGAGCAGCTGCAATTACTGGTTTAGGACGAAATTTGAATAACAGGCATTGGATTTCAGATGTCTTGGCAGGTGCCGGTATTGGTATACTTTCGTCAGAGTTAGGATATTTTTTTATCGATAGAATTTATAAAAATAAAGGGGATAATTTAGGAATGTTAGCAGATCTTGAAAGCAATGGTAACCCATCTTTCTTATCCCTTAAAGTAGGATCAGCTTTGTCAACCACAAACTTTTTAAAAGAATCTGAACTCACGGATAAAAAAGAAGTCGGTTTTGAAGCTGGTATTGAGGGAGCTTATTTTTTTTCTAAGAAATGGGGGATAGGAGGAGACTTCAGTTTCAGTAGTTTTCCTATAAATCCAACACGATTTCCATTAGATGATGATATTGGAAGCTTTGATATAACAACACAATCTTTAGGATTTTTGAACTTTGGTGCAGGTCCTTATTTTTCGCATGAAATCTCTGATAATCTTAATTTAGTATTAAAAGCTACAGCTGGCTATTCTTCAGGAGCCAGTGGGAAGATTTTTGTAAAAAGTGAAATTTTTGATCTGCCAACAGATGAATTTCAGGTCGCAGAATATAAGCCTTCCAGTAATTTTAGATGGAATACCGGTGCAGCACTAACTTATAAATTTAATCCAGAATTGGGTGTGACCTTATATGGAGATTATAATCAGACACAATCTCGTATTAGCTACCACTTCAGCGATGTTATCCAAAATGATCAGTCGATGAGTGATAATCTAAATAACGACTCATCTCATGAAAAAATAAAATACATTAGTTTAGGTCTCAAATTGACAGCTTACTTTTAA
- a CDS encoding AraC family transcriptional regulator, translated as MLLHRKYEIIIESLKNKEEVKLQIINNLDSTKIIRDNSVHITSKTSAVLFEKLSKFEEEQEFIREDISRVYLANSLNTNTKYLSEIIKQHTGKSFNSYINGLRINYITELLYKEPKYREYKISYLAEVCGFASREVFATVFKKETGVTPSYFISQLRAEKIKQEL; from the coding sequence ATTTTACTTCACAGGAAATATGAAATAATTATAGAATCTCTTAAGAATAAAGAGGAAGTAAAACTACAAATCATAAATAATCTTGACAGCACTAAAATTATTCGCGACAATAGTGTTCATATTACTTCTAAAACAAGTGCTGTTTTATTTGAAAAATTATCCAAATTTGAAGAAGAACAAGAATTTATCCGGGAAGATATAAGTCGTGTTTACCTGGCAAATTCTCTTAACACCAACACAAAGTATCTTTCAGAGATCATCAAACAGCATACCGGCAAGAGTTTCAACAGTTACATTAATGGACTTAGAATTAATTATATAACAGAGTTGCTCTATAAAGAGCCTAAATACAGAGAATACAAAATTAGCTATTTAGCAGAAGTCTGCGGTTTTGCCTCCAGAGAAGTTTTTGCAACGGTTTTCAAAAAAGAAACAGGAGTTACTCCATCATATTTTATTTCTCAGCTCAGAGCTGAGAAAATTAAGCAAGAATTGTGA
- a CDS encoding DUF932 domain-containing protein has protein sequence MAHNLNFNSKTGQYSFFSVKEKAWHNLGQIVQDYPTSEEAIKFAGLDYEVEKSPLFTKGNGFTENENGIEISNSALEVQSYFANIRTDNNSILGVVGKDYHIVQNCEAFSFFDSIVGGGDGILYETAGALGNGEKFFITAKLPDYIRVGNGDDITEKYIFLTTSHDGSGSITAAFTPVRIVCQNTLNASLKNMSNIVRIRHTAGAKQRLEDAHKVMGLANILSKELESTFNHWSKITVGDDEMKRLIQLALCPNKETLTHLQKGNFDEISTLFKNTVDDAFAYAMISESQQMETTKGTLYGAYNAVTGYFQNVRNYKNNEAKLQSIVMGGTAQMKSQKAFELCEKFAGFGADSILMN, from the coding sequence ATGGCACATAATTTAAATTTCAACAGCAAAACAGGACAGTATTCTTTTTTTAGTGTAAAAGAAAAAGCATGGCATAATTTAGGACAAATTGTGCAGGACTACCCAACAAGTGAAGAAGCAATAAAATTTGCAGGTCTTGACTACGAAGTGGAAAAATCTCCATTGTTTACAAAAGGTAACGGATTTACTGAAAATGAAAATGGTATAGAAATATCCAATTCAGCATTGGAAGTTCAGAGCTATTTTGCAAATATCCGAACAGATAACAACTCAATATTGGGGGTAGTAGGTAAAGACTATCACATTGTACAAAACTGTGAGGCATTTTCATTTTTTGATTCTATTGTAGGCGGTGGAGACGGTATTTTATACGAGACAGCAGGAGCATTGGGAAATGGTGAAAAATTTTTTATTACTGCTAAACTTCCCGATTACATTCGTGTTGGTAATGGTGATGACATTACAGAAAAATACATTTTTCTTACAACTTCTCACGATGGAAGCGGAAGCATAACTGCTGCATTTACTCCTGTCCGCATTGTCTGTCAAAACACTTTAAACGCTTCATTGAAAAATATGAGCAATATCGTACGAATCAGACATACAGCAGGAGCAAAACAACGTTTGGAAGATGCTCACAAAGTTATGGGATTAGCGAATATATTAAGTAAAGAATTAGAGAGCACTTTTAATCACTGGTCAAAAATTACCGTTGGAGACGATGAAATGAAAAGACTGATTCAGCTGGCACTTTGTCCTAATAAAGAAACTCTAACTCATTTACAGAAAGGAAATTTTGATGAAATTTCAACACTATTTAAAAATACGGTCGATGATGCATTTGCATATGCGATGATTAGTGAAAGTCAGCAAATGGAAACAACCAAAGGAACATTATATGGTGCGTACAATGCCGTTACTGGATATTTTCAGAATGTCAGGAACTATAAAAATAATGAAGCCAAATTGCAGTCGATTGTTATGGGTGGAACTGCTCAAATGAAATCTCAAAAAGCTTTTGAATTATGCGAGAAGTTTGCAGGTTTCGGAGCTGATTCAATTTTGATGAACTAA
- a CDS encoding JAB domain-containing protein translates to MKFNIVNEIKLSYSRKGNCEKLITTSRDAVKIFKEHFDSEEIDYREFFFALYLNQANRVLGIKKISESGISSTIVDVRIIMQAALLCNASGIILAHNHPSGNLKPSQEDLNITQKIKEASQFLNIQLLDHCILTSTAYISFADDGHL, encoded by the coding sequence ATGAAATTCAATATTGTAAACGAAATAAAACTAAGCTATTCAAGAAAGGGAAACTGTGAAAAGCTGATTACAACTTCACGGGATGCTGTCAAAATTTTTAAAGAGCATTTTGATAGCGAAGAAATAGATTACCGAGAATTTTTTTTTGCCCTTTATTTAAATCAGGCAAACAGAGTTTTAGGAATAAAGAAAATTTCTGAATCTGGAATTTCGTCAACGATTGTTGATGTGAGAATTATTATGCAGGCTGCACTTTTGTGTAATGCATCAGGAATTATTTTAGCACATAATCATCCATCGGGTAATCTGAAACCATCGCAGGAAGACTTGAATATCACGCAAAAAATTAAGGAAGCATCGCAGTTTTTGAATATTCAACTGCTCGACCATTGTATATTAACTTCCACTGCTTATATATCATTTGCTGATGACGGTCATTTGTAA
- a CDS encoding DUF3872 domain-containing protein: protein MKNIKIIIKKGLALLLIIPVMILFELSLSSCSTDDLDIQQNFPFELHIMPIRKDIANGETVEIRLKIIPKGNYTETKYYLRYFQFDGNGTLRYKNEPAYIPNDSYELSEKEFRLYYTSTSTVSQSFDVWIYDSFGNEKQVSFQLNNKD, encoded by the coding sequence ATGAAAAATATAAAAATCATCATAAAAAAAGGGCTTGCTTTACTACTGATTATTCCGGTCATGATACTTTTTGAATTGAGTCTGTCATCCTGCTCGACAGATGATTTGGATATACAGCAAAATTTCCCATTTGAACTCCATATTATGCCAATTCGAAAAGATATTGCTAATGGAGAAACTGTTGAAATCAGATTGAAAATTATTCCAAAAGGTAATTATACCGAAACTAAGTATTATCTCAGGTATTTTCAGTTTGATGGCAATGGAACACTGCGTTATAAAAATGAACCAGCTTACATACCCAATGATTCATACGAGCTTAGCGAAAAAGAATTTAGATTGTATTACACCTCAACCTCAACTGTTTCGCAAAGTTTTGATGTCTGGATTTACGATAGTTTTGGAAATGAAAAACAAGTTAGTTTTCAACTCAATAATAAAGATTAG
- a CDS encoding conjugal transfer protein TraO: MKRLQLYIIGLFLMSVTTKAQRLIPRQKAIELNAGFLLNDSKSENYFLNTVITIQSGKGNYSFFSFEYLNEKQNYKKVTIPIETFLAEAGYSFNLISDRKKNVLINFSLSATAGFESINKGNDLLFDGAEILSKSNFVYGTSGKVSVEIYISDRIVLLPHVQAKALWNSSRELIRPSSGLGIRINL; this comes from the coding sequence ATGAAAAGGCTACAACTTTATATCATAGGCTTATTTCTGATGAGCGTAACAACAAAAGCTCAGCGGTTAATTCCTAGACAGAAAGCGATTGAATTGAATGCCGGATTTCTTTTAAATGATTCTAAAAGCGAGAATTATTTTCTCAACACAGTAATAACGATTCAGTCAGGGAAAGGAAATTACAGTTTTTTCAGTTTTGAATACCTGAATGAGAAACAAAACTATAAAAAGGTCACAATACCCATTGAAACTTTTCTTGCTGAAGCAGGTTACAGTTTTAATCTGATATCAGATCGTAAAAAAAATGTTCTAATTAACTTCTCACTATCTGCCACAGCAGGTTTTGAAAGTATTAATAAAGGAAATGATCTGCTTTTTGACGGAGCTGAGATCTTGAGTAAATCCAATTTTGTTTATGGAACCAGCGGGAAAGTTTCTGTAGAAATTTATATTTCAGACCGAATTGTTTTGCTCCCTCATGTACAAGCAAAAGCCCTGTGGAATTCCTCTCGTGAACTGATCAGACCTTCTTCAGGTCTGGGAATAAGAATTAATTTATAA
- the traN gene encoding conjugative transposon protein TraN, giving the protein MKNILNKWMTLLVFIIINHSVNAQDKDGLMSLNQARLESYKMEVTYNKTTHLLFPSPIKYVDLGSENLIANKADDVANVLRVKASTRDFEEETNFSVVTEDGKFYSFDVFYSSYPDTLNYDLLKLQRNNEKEYAADVTFDEMDGSSSSLTELMMQTLYKNPKRTIKHIGNKSFGIQFLLRGLYVHQGKYYFIIHLKNSGNIPYPVDFISFKIVDEKKLKRTVVQDRILSPLRNYSTIPKVEEHDEAFDIFLLDQFTLMEGQILEIEILEKNGGRNLKMQVTNNDLIGASVFKDINLTEIT; this is encoded by the coding sequence ATGAAAAATATTTTAAATAAATGGATGACTTTGCTAGTATTTATCATCATCAACCATTCAGTCAATGCACAGGATAAAGATGGTTTGATGTCACTGAATCAGGCAAGGCTTGAATCCTACAAAATGGAAGTTACGTATAATAAAACAACACACTTATTATTTCCTTCACCTATTAAATATGTTGATTTAGGAAGTGAAAACCTGATTGCCAACAAGGCTGATGATGTTGCCAATGTTTTACGGGTAAAAGCATCAACAAGAGATTTTGAAGAAGAAACCAATTTCTCAGTGGTCACTGAAGATGGGAAGTTCTACAGCTTCGATGTTTTTTACAGCTCTTATCCAGATACTTTAAATTACGATCTGCTTAAACTCCAGCGTAATAATGAAAAGGAATATGCTGCAGATGTAACTTTTGATGAGATGGATGGAAGCTCATCTTCGCTGACAGAACTGATGATGCAAACCTTGTACAAAAATCCGAAAAGAACCATCAAGCACATCGGAAACAAAAGCTTTGGAATTCAGTTTTTGCTTCGAGGTTTGTATGTTCATCAAGGTAAATACTATTTTATCATACACCTTAAAAACTCCGGAAATATTCCGTATCCCGTCGATTTCATCAGTTTTAAGATTGTGGATGAGAAGAAATTAAAAAGAACAGTTGTGCAGGACAGGATATTGTCTCCGCTTCGGAATTATTCCACAATTCCGAAGGTCGAAGAGCATGATGAAGCATTTGATATTTTCCTGCTGGATCAGTTTACGTTGATGGAGGGTCAAATCTTAGAAATAGAAATTTTAGAAAAAAACGGCGGTCGGAATTTAAAAATGCAGGTTACCAACAACGACCTGATTGGCGCATCTGTTTTTAAAGATATTAACCTAACTGAAATAACATGA